A DNA window from Moorella thermoacetica contains the following coding sequences:
- a CDS encoding DUF302 domain-containing protein: MEQPDFSYTVTTARDFEAAVKAVEEATAAQGMKVQHVHDVQATLRSKGYDSDPLKIIEICNARYAHEVLAKDILISLMMPCKINVYVRDGKTYISALRPTMLAQFFPHARLEEVAREVDTKIRTIVEAAR, translated from the coding sequence ATGGAACAGCCAGACTTCAGCTATACCGTAACTACGGCCAGGGATTTTGAGGCCGCCGTCAAGGCCGTAGAAGAGGCTACTGCCGCCCAGGGCATGAAAGTCCAGCACGTCCATGACGTCCAGGCCACCTTGAGGAGTAAAGGGTATGATTCCGATCCTTTAAAGATCATCGAAATCTGCAACGCCCGCTACGCCCACGAAGTCCTGGCGAAAGACATCCTTATCAGCCTGATGATGCCCTGCAAAATCAACGTTTACGTTCGGGACGGCAAGACCTATATTAGCGCCCTCAGGCCAACTATGCTGGCTCAATTCTTCCCCCATGCCAGGTTAGAGGAAGTAGCCAGAGAAGTAGATACAAAGATTAGAACTATTGTTGAGGCCGCCCGGTAA
- a CDS encoding class I adenylate-forming enzyme family protein, which yields MAVSGYGKWFELAEKDLKTCKFNGVEYRYYDHGTTNLWEDFSRSVSRQPDKTALRAGNSSLSYREMQEASRRLASGLWNKYQVKKGDVVALLLVNSIDFCLSFYAAMYLGAIALPLSTKLKATELNFMLKDSGARILITNPEWLPNVLPFIKETSIEQIIVTEPITDKININFGNASIITLKNVFRETEIPPAPVDEQDGAVIMYTSGTTGKPKGAYLTHFNLLQSVISYERTLQLTAADSTLIAVPIFHITGLAALFLLFMHIGGTVYLLPFFNTQEVLNILTCYSITFFHAAPTVYIMLLEQGYRHYQLPDLRKAACGGGAIPIETIKKIKTWIPQLEFHTVYGLTETSSPATLFPGDVATSPRIGTSGIPIPVVDCKVIDAEGRDITGKGVGELCIRGPVVTQQYWNNDEATTRAFQGGWFRTGDVARIDGDGYVYIMDRLKDMINRGGEKIYSLEVENVIYSHPGVKEVAVIGSVDPIYGEVARAVVVPNNHGSSITGREIQDWVRARLAKYKVPQYVNFVNELPKNANGKIDKKLLRQQFQ from the coding sequence ATGGCGGTTTCGGGTTATGGTAAATGGTTCGAGTTGGCTGAAAAGGATTTAAAAACATGCAAGTTCAATGGAGTTGAGTACCGGTATTACGACCACGGTACGACTAATTTGTGGGAAGATTTTTCCCGTTCTGTCAGCAGGCAACCTGATAAAACGGCGCTACGTGCAGGAAATAGTTCTTTAAGTTATAGGGAAATGCAGGAAGCTTCACGGCGACTGGCATCCGGCTTGTGGAATAAGTATCAGGTTAAAAAAGGTGATGTGGTTGCCCTCTTGCTGGTGAATAGTATCGACTTCTGCCTTAGCTTTTATGCAGCAATGTATCTGGGAGCCATAGCTTTACCCCTGAGTACCAAACTTAAAGCTACTGAACTTAATTTTATGCTCAAGGATTCGGGGGCTAGGATCTTAATAACTAACCCGGAGTGGCTACCCAACGTCTTGCCTTTTATCAAAGAAACAAGTATTGAACAAATAATTGTTACCGAACCGATTACCGATAAAATTAATATCAATTTTGGTAACGCTTCCATAATAACCTTAAAGAATGTTTTTCGCGAAACGGAAATTCCACCGGCGCCTGTCGACGAACAAGATGGCGCGGTAATCATGTATACCTCGGGAACTACCGGTAAACCCAAAGGCGCTTATCTTACCCATTTTAATCTCCTCCAAAGTGTTATCAGCTATGAGCGCACCCTGCAGTTAACGGCAGCAGATAGTACCCTTATTGCAGTTCCAATTTTCCATATAACAGGTTTAGCTGCTCTCTTTTTGCTTTTCATGCATATTGGCGGTACAGTATATCTGTTACCCTTTTTCAACACCCAAGAAGTCCTCAATATTTTAACATGTTATTCTATTACTTTCTTCCATGCCGCTCCCACAGTCTATATCATGCTCCTCGAACAAGGTTACAGGCATTATCAATTACCTGATTTACGTAAGGCAGCCTGTGGCGGGGGGGCAATCCCGATAGAAACGATAAAAAAAATTAAGACATGGATACCCCAACTGGAGTTTCATACTGTTTACGGCCTAACGGAAACCAGTTCCCCGGCAACCTTATTCCCGGGTGACGTAGCCACAAGTCCAAGGATAGGCACTTCCGGGATACCAATTCCAGTAGTCGATTGTAAAGTAATTGACGCTGAAGGGCGGGATATTACCGGTAAAGGGGTTGGCGAGCTTTGTATCCGGGGACCCGTTGTGACCCAACAATACTGGAATAATGATGAAGCTACCACCAGGGCTTTTCAAGGAGGGTGGTTCAGGACAGGGGATGTAGCCCGGATAGATGGGGATGGTTATGTTTATATCATGGATAGGTTAAAGGACATGATTAATCGCGGCGGTGAAAAAATTTATTCCCTGGAAGTTGAAAATGTCATCTATTCCCACCCGGGTGTAAAAGAAGTTGCGGTAATTGGTTCCGTGGATCCTATTTACGGGGAAGTAGCCAGGGCGGTAGTTGTTCCCAATAATCATGGTAGTAGCATTACAGGGAGAGAGATTCAAGACTGGGTAAGGGCGAGACTAGCTAAATATAAAGTACCGCAATATGTCAATTTTGTTAACGAGTTGCCGAAGAATGCCAATGGCAAAATTGATAAAAAGCTTCTCCGGCAACAGTTTCAATAA
- a CDS encoding thiolase family protein → MKDVVIVSGVRTAVGTRGGSLKDIHQADLGAMVIKEAVRRAGLEGNQVDEVIVGNVGQVAENGFIARMCSLKAGLPLETTAFSVNRQCGSGLQAINSAVQEIQSGNAEIVVACGTENMNQLPYYVRKARYGYGFGHGQLEDGLLTILTWPLGPYPNGVTAENIAERYHISREEQDAFALKSQQKAEAAIKAGKFVDEILPVEVPAGKRETRIFAQDEHPRFGLTMEQLAKLKPAFREGGTVTAGNSSGINDGAGAVVLMTAEKANKLGLKPLLLIRSQAVAGVDPDVMGIGPAPATMKAVEKAGLTLADIDLFELNEAFASQSIAVMRILGLPEEKVNVNGGAIALGHPIGATGIILTVKLQKEMVRRQAKYGIVTMCIGGGQGIATVFENIA, encoded by the coding sequence ATGAAGGATGTTGTTATAGTTAGCGGTGTCAGGACAGCGGTAGGGACCCGTGGTGGTAGCCTGAAGGATATCCACCAGGCTGACTTGGGTGCCATGGTGATTAAAGAGGCCGTCCGGAGGGCAGGTTTGGAAGGCAACCAGGTTGATGAGGTTATTGTCGGCAATGTCGGCCAAGTTGCAGAAAACGGTTTTATCGCCAGGATGTGTTCTTTAAAGGCAGGGTTACCTCTGGAGACAACAGCTTTTTCAGTAAACCGCCAGTGTGGTTCGGGACTGCAGGCCATCAACAGCGCCGTTCAGGAGATTCAAAGTGGCAATGCTGAAATTGTCGTCGCCTGCGGCACCGAGAATATGAACCAGTTACCCTATTATGTTCGGAAAGCCCGTTATGGTTATGGGTTTGGCCATGGCCAATTAGAAGACGGTTTGCTTACCATTTTAACCTGGCCCCTGGGACCGTATCCAAATGGTGTCACAGCCGAAAACATTGCTGAACGTTACCATATCTCCAGGGAAGAACAAGATGCCTTTGCTTTAAAGAGCCAGCAGAAAGCTGAGGCTGCCATTAAAGCTGGCAAATTTGTGGACGAAATTCTCCCGGTTGAAGTCCCTGCCGGTAAAAGGGAAACCAGGATTTTTGCCCAGGATGAACATCCTCGTTTTGGCCTCACCATGGAGCAACTGGCAAAATTAAAGCCTGCTTTCCGGGAAGGCGGTACGGTAACTGCTGGCAATTCTTCGGGTATCAACGACGGCGCTGGAGCAGTAGTTCTAATGACGGCCGAAAAAGCCAACAAACTTGGCCTCAAGCCCTTACTGCTAATCCGCAGCCAGGCAGTGGCCGGGGTTGATCCAGATGTTATGGGCATCGGTCCTGCCCCCGCGACTATGAAGGCAGTCGAGAAAGCCGGGCTAACCCTTGCTGATATCGACCTCTTTGAGCTGAATGAAGCTTTTGCCTCCCAGTCGATTGCCGTTATGCGCATTCTGGGACTTCCCGAAGAAAAGGTAAACGTTAATGGTGGCGCCATCGCCCTGGGTCACCCCATCGGTGCAACCGGCATTATCTTAACTGTTAAATTACAAAAAGAAATGGTACGTCGCCAGGCTAAATATGGTATCGTTACCATGTGTATTGGCGGCGGCCAGGGTATTGCTACGGTCTTTGAAAATATAGCTTAA
- a CDS encoding propionate CoA-transferase, with the protein MRRPSFMTGEEAAKLIFDGAVIASVGMTLVSASEEILKGIEKRFLETGHPRNLTLIHSAGQSNRDRGIQHYAHEGLVTRIIGSHWGLQPRWMEMISNNKVEAYCMPQGQLAQIYRSVACGQPGKLTKIGLGTFVDPRIEGGKMNERTKPLEDLVEVVTLDGEEYLLYKIPPIDFVIIRGTTADENGNITTEEEGMKLEVLPAVLAAKRFGGKVLCQVKRVAQAHTLHPKQVVVPGVFVDAIVVCQNPDEDHRQTSSWVFDPAYCGDLRVPVSRIEPLPLNIRKVIGRRAMMELEPDAIINLGTGIPNDVVGPIAAEEGILDDITITVESGVYGGIPAGGIDFGIAKNTDALIRHDDQFDFYTGAGVDFTFMGAGEMDANGNVNATKMGSRAAGAGGFIDITQGAKHVIFCSTFTTGGLKVDFVDGKVKILQEGSIKKLVKQVQQISFSGLLARQKKQKVHFITERAVFELQEDGPVLVEIAPGIDLEKDVLNQMEFRPRIAEPLRVGDPCIYNQGKYGLKEIISAKK; encoded by the coding sequence ATGAGACGTCCCAGTTTTATGACAGGTGAAGAAGCTGCCAAATTAATCTTTGACGGGGCAGTAATTGCTTCGGTGGGAATGACCCTGGTAAGTGCCAGCGAAGAAATCCTTAAAGGCATTGAGAAGCGTTTCTTAGAAACCGGCCATCCCCGCAATTTAACCCTGATCCACTCAGCCGGCCAGAGTAACCGCGACCGGGGCATCCAGCACTATGCCCACGAAGGACTGGTCACGCGTATCATCGGTTCCCACTGGGGCCTGCAACCGCGCTGGATGGAGATGATTAGCAACAACAAAGTAGAAGCATATTGTATGCCCCAGGGCCAGCTGGCGCAGATATACCGTAGTGTAGCCTGCGGGCAACCGGGTAAATTAACTAAAATCGGCCTGGGCACTTTCGTCGATCCACGTATCGAGGGCGGTAAGATGAACGAGCGAACTAAACCCCTGGAGGACTTGGTCGAAGTTGTCACCCTGGACGGCGAAGAGTACCTGCTCTATAAAATTCCACCCATTGATTTCGTAATTATCCGGGGTACGACGGCTGATGAAAACGGTAACATTACCACGGAAGAAGAGGGAATGAAACTTGAGGTTTTACCAGCCGTCCTGGCAGCCAAGCGTTTTGGCGGTAAGGTCCTCTGCCAGGTTAAGCGGGTAGCCCAGGCCCATACCCTGCATCCCAAGCAGGTGGTTGTACCCGGTGTCTTTGTAGATGCCATTGTCGTTTGCCAGAATCCTGACGAAGACCACCGCCAGACCTCCAGCTGGGTTTTCGATCCTGCCTACTGTGGCGATTTACGGGTGCCGGTTTCCAGGATAGAACCCCTGCCGTTGAATATCCGCAAGGTAATCGGCCGGCGAGCCATGATGGAATTGGAGCCTGATGCCATCATCAACCTGGGTACAGGCATTCCTAACGACGTTGTCGGCCCCATTGCCGCCGAAGAAGGTATCCTGGATGATATTACAATCACCGTAGAGTCTGGGGTCTACGGTGGTATTCCTGCCGGTGGCATTGACTTTGGTATTGCCAAAAATACCGATGCTTTAATCCGGCACGACGATCAATTTGATTTTTATACCGGTGCAGGAGTTGATTTCACCTTCATGGGTGCCGGGGAAATGGATGCTAACGGAAATGTCAATGCCACTAAAATGGGGTCTCGTGCAGCCGGTGCCGGCGGGTTTATCGATATAACCCAGGGTGCCAAGCATGTAATCTTCTGTTCAACTTTTACTACCGGCGGCTTAAAAGTCGATTTTGTTGATGGGAAAGTGAAGATCTTGCAGGAAGGATCAATCAAAAAACTGGTAAAGCAAGTTCAGCAAATTTCCTTCAGCGGTCTCCTGGCTCGTCAGAAAAAACAAAAGGTGCACTTTATAACCGAGAGGGCTGTTTTTGAGCTTCAGGAAGACGGACCCGTACTGGTAGAAATTGCACCCGGAATTGACCTGGAAAAGGATGTCCTCAACCAAATGGAATTTCGACCGCGTATTGCTGAACCTCTACGGGTTGGCGATCCCTGTATTTATAACCAGGGTAAATATGGGCTCAAAGAGATAATTAGCGCTAAAAAATAA
- the fabG gene encoding 3-oxoacyl-ACP reductase FabG, with amino-acid sequence MKRLEGKVAVVTGAGRGIGKGIAIKLADEGAKVLVADVIMDNAEATVAEIKARGGEAVAYQCNIANRTEVEDMFKFVEENLGPLYCLVNNAGINRDAMLHKMTMEQWDQVIAVNLTGTFHCTQVAAQLMRERETGRIINIASASWLGNIGQANYAASKAGVVGLTKTAARELARKGITANAICPGFIDTDMTRGVPEKVWDIMISKIPMGRAGKPEDVANLVAFLASEEAGYITGEVINVGGGMVL; translated from the coding sequence ATGAAAAGGTTAGAAGGTAAAGTTGCAGTTGTAACCGGTGCCGGTCGGGGGATTGGTAAAGGTATCGCCATCAAACTGGCCGATGAAGGGGCAAAGGTCCTTGTAGCTGATGTTATCATGGATAATGCTGAAGCTACTGTAGCTGAAATTAAGGCCCGTGGGGGGGAAGCTGTAGCCTATCAATGCAATATTGCTAATCGCACGGAAGTAGAAGACATGTTTAAATTTGTTGAAGAAAATCTAGGTCCCCTGTACTGCCTGGTAAATAATGCCGGTATTAATCGTGATGCTATGCTCCACAAAATGACTATGGAGCAGTGGGATCAGGTCATTGCGGTAAATCTTACCGGGACCTTCCACTGTACCCAGGTGGCTGCCCAGCTGATGCGGGAACGGGAAACAGGTAGGATTATCAATATTGCTTCAGCCAGCTGGTTGGGTAATATAGGTCAGGCAAATTATGCTGCCTCCAAAGCCGGTGTTGTTGGTCTTACCAAAACGGCAGCGCGGGAACTGGCCCGGAAAGGTATCACCGCTAATGCCATTTGCCCGGGATTTATCGATACCGATATGACCAGGGGAGTACCGGAAAAGGTCTGGGATATTATGATCAGCAAAATTCCTATGGGCCGGGCGGGCAAACCCGAGGACGTGGCCAACCTTGTCGCTTTCCTGGCTTCCGAAGAAGCAGGATATATAACCGGGGAAGTAATCAATGTAGGGGGTGGGATGGTTCTCTAA
- a CDS encoding LacI family DNA-binding transcriptional regulator, producing MKNMRITIKDIAQRSGVSCSTVSRVLTNHPNVDPKTRERVKQVIDELGYRPSRIARGLVMGQINVVALIIGDIRNPFYAELTRAVKDILNKEGYMVVVSDSDYDPQKEEIYIRAAEEYGFAGIIMITAMETEALIQQLEKLRCPVVLLNRYLPSVETDVISVDNYLGGYLAAEHLIKLGHRNIAHLAGFKNSSATRDRLRGFIDAHVHYGIQLNQERIVYGNLQMEAGYKFAKEYLSQNEDITAVFCGNDLMALGLIEALYEEGKEIPRDISVIGYDDIDMASLARVKLTTIRQPQYEMGQTAAEVLIDRMKGKIGAPKRIIFTPKLIIRESTAEYKPGK from the coding sequence ATGAAAAATATGCGCATAACCATCAAAGATATAGCCCAAAGAAGCGGGGTATCCTGTTCTACGGTTTCACGTGTTTTAACAAACCACCCCAACGTTGATCCCAAAACCAGGGAACGGGTCAAGCAAGTTATAGATGAACTTGGTTACCGCCCCAGTCGCATTGCCCGCGGTCTGGTTATGGGCCAAATTAACGTAGTTGCCCTTATAATTGGCGATATTCGTAACCCTTTCTATGCAGAACTAACCCGTGCCGTAAAAGATATCCTGAATAAAGAAGGTTATATGGTTGTAGTTAGCGATAGTGATTATGACCCGCAAAAAGAGGAGATATATATTCGGGCAGCCGAGGAATATGGCTTTGCTGGCATTATCATGATTACAGCCATGGAAACCGAGGCTTTGATCCAACAGTTAGAAAAATTACGCTGCCCGGTTGTTTTGCTCAATCGCTACCTACCCTCCGTCGAGACAGATGTTATCTCCGTAGATAATTATCTAGGCGGTTACCTGGCCGCTGAGCACCTCATCAAGCTAGGGCATCGTAATATCGCTCACCTGGCTGGTTTTAAAAACTCCAGTGCTACCCGAGATCGCCTTCGTGGCTTCATCGACGCCCATGTCCATTATGGTATCCAGTTAAATCAAGAAAGAATAGTTTATGGTAATTTGCAGATGGAAGCAGGGTATAAATTCGCTAAAGAATATTTAAGCCAGAACGAAGACATTACTGCAGTCTTTTGTGGAAACGATCTCATGGCCCTGGGATTGATAGAAGCCCTGTACGAGGAGGGGAAAGAAATACCCCGAGATATAAGTGTTATAGGTTACGATGATATTGACATGGCTTCTCTGGCAAGGGTAAAACTCACGACCATCCGCCAGCCCCAGTATGAAATGGGCCAGACAGCTGCCGAGGTCTTAATTGACAGAATGAAAGGTAAAATAGGAGCACCAAAACGTATTATCTTTACACCTAAGCTGATCATCCGTGAGAGTACCGCCGAGTATAAACCCGGTAAATAA